In the genome of Nonomuraea sp. NBC_00507, the window GTCTCGGAGGGGAACAACAGCCCGCCCGACAGCTTGTAGAGGTAGAGGTAGAGCACCGGCAGGAAGCCCTGCAGGTACGGCTGCTGGTCGATCGTGTAGTCCAGGTCGCCGCTCTTGATCGCGGCCAGTGTCTCGGGCACCAGGTCGAAGCCGCCGGCCACCTTGAGCCCTTTCGAGCGCATGTTGTACTTCTTGACCACCTGCCCGATCGACTGCGTGGAGCCGGCGTCCACGGCCAGCATGCCTGCCAGGTTCTGGTGCCCCTGGGCGTAGGCGTCGATGATGGACAGTCCCCTGGTGACGTCGGCGTTCGTCCCGACCGACTGAAAGGTGATGGACTTGCCCGAGTCCTTGATCGCCTGCGCGGCGCCGTCGATCCTGGGCTGGATGTTCAGCGCGCCCGGTGTGGCGATGAAGCCCACGACCTCACCGGAGTCGACCTGCTGGAGCGCCCGCTGGCCGAGGGCGTACCCGGACTCGTAGAGCCCCTGCCCGATGTACGCCAGCCGCGCCGTCCCCTTGTCGTCGCGGGCGCCGTCGGCGTTGTACGACACCACCGGGATGCCCGCGTCGAGCGCCCGGTTGACCGGCTCGCGGAAGGCCGCCTTGTCCACCACGGCGACCGCTAACCCATCCGCCTTGGCGGAGATCGCGGCGTTGCACGCGTTGACCATCTCGGCCACGATCGAGTCCTTCGAGCCCGTCCACTGGAACTCGGTGCCGAGCAGCGCGCACGCGTCCTGGGCGCCGTACTGGGTGGGGGTGAAGAACGGGTTCGTCGTGACGTGGCAGACCAGCACGAACTTCCACTTGGGCGTGGCGGGGAAGTCTCCTGGGGCGGCCGCGCCGCCGCCGGTCGTGGCCGGCCGGCTCTGGTCGGACGTGCAGGCCGTCAGCAGCGCGGCGGCCGCGGCCGAGGCGCTGGCGAGCCCGGCGCCGGTGAGCAGCCGCCGCCTCGCGATCGGGGTGAGGTGAAGGGTGTCGACCGCTTCCTCGACCTTGGGGTGGATCTTCTTCATGTGCTCGACCTCGTATTCCCTACGAATCGGTCCAGCCGCAGGGGCCGGACCCGTATGGGTGCCCCCGATGGCCCCGCTGGGGCTTCCTTTTCCGCCAGTGAACTCCTTGCGGGCGCCCGTGTCAGCAACCAGTTCTCTGACAGGTCTACTCATCGGGTATACCTCGTGTGTATAGTCGGCGGCATGACGGTGTCGTACACGCTGCTGGGCCTCCTGGAGGAGGCCGATCGTCACGGTTATGACCTGAAGCAGGCTTATGACCGCCGCTTCGGCGCGGCCAAGCCGATCCGGTTCGGGCAGGTCTACCGCACCCTGGCCCAACTCGTCCGCGACGGGCTGGTCGAGATCGCCGGCGTGGAGCCGGGCGCCGGGCCGGAGCGCAAGCGGTACGCCATCACCCCGGAGGGAGTGACCGACTTGGACCGCTGGCTCGCCGAACCGGAGGATCCTCAGCCCCAGCTCCAGGCGGTGCTGTTCACGAAGGTGACGCTGGCGCTGATGTCGGGCCGGCCCGCCGAGGAGTTCCTGGACGCGCAGCGCACGCGGCACCTTGCCGTGATGCGCACGCTGACCGCCGCGCGGCGCGAGGCGGAGTCGGCGCAGGATGCCCTGCTGGCCGACTACCAGCTCTTCCACGTCGAGGCGGATCTGCGCTGGATCGAGCACGCGGCGGGCCGGCTGCCCACCCTGGCGGAGGAGGTCCGCGATGACGGTCCTAAGCGGTCGTGACCTGCACAAGACCTTCGGCCGCACGCCGGCGCTGCGTGGCGCCGCGCTGACCCTGGCCGACGGCGAGGTGCTGGCCGTCATGGGGCCCAGCGGGTCGGGCAAGTCCACGCTGCTGCACTGCCTGGCCGGCGTGCTGCGGCCGGACGCGGGCGAGGTGCTCTTCCGCGACGTGCGGATCGACCGGCTGCGCGACCGCGAGCGCGCGAGGTTGCGCCGCACGAGCTTTGGGTTCGTGTTCCAGTTCGGGCAGCTGGTCCCCGAGCTGCCTGTGGCGGAGAACATCGCGCTGCCGCTGCTGCTGGAGGGCCGCCCGCGGACGGCCGCGCTCGCCGAGGCGTCGGAGTGGGTGTCCCGGCTGGGCCTGGACGGCGTGTGGGACCACCTGCCCGGCGAGCTGTCCGGCGGGCAGGCGCAGCGGGCGGCGGTCGCGCGGGCGTTGATCGCCCGCCCGAAGGTGGTGTTCGCCGACGAGCCGACCGGCGCGCTCGACTCCGTCGCCGCCGACCAGGTGATGGAGCTCCTCGTCGACACGGTCCGCGCGGAGGACGCCTCCATGGTGGTGGTGACCCACGAGCCGCGGGTGGCCGCCTTCGCCGACCGTACGGCGATCGTCCGTGACGGGCTCGTCGTCCAGCCGGTGGGTGCCCGATGAACGCCGTGCTGATCGGGATGAGACTGGCCGTCGCCGGCGGCCGTACGGGATGGGCCCGGCTGGCGCTGACCGCGCTCGGCGTCGGCGTCGGCGTCGCGTTGTTGCTGCTCTGCCTCACCGGGCAGTCCGCGCTGCAGGGGCGGGCGGAACGAGCGGCATGGCGGGACACGTCGCCGTCCACCCCGGCCACCGCGCCGGACCCGATGTTGTGGCTGGCCGTCAGCGACCACTTCGCGGGTGAGCCGCTGCACCGGGTGCACGTCGCGGCACTCGGTGCGCGCCCGCCGGTTCCTCCCGGACTCGACCGGCTCCCGTCGGCCGGCGAGGTCGTCGTCTCGCCCGGGTTGCGGACGCTGATCGCGACAACCCCGCGTGACCAGCTCGGCGACCGGTTCCCCGGCCGGATCGTTGCGACGATCGGCCCGGCGGCCCTGGAATACCCGGACCAGCTCGTCGCCGTTGTCGGCTACGCCCCGGAGCGGTTGGGCGAGCTCACCGGCGCGCAGCGGGTGTTCGGGATCCAGACGGGCCTGTCCGGCGACTACGCCTTCACCCTGGCGGCGCGGCTGCTGATCGGGATCGTGGCGGTCCTGCTGCTCGTGCCCGTCGCCGTCTACATCGTCATGGTCACGAGGATCGCCGCCGTGCGCCGTGAGCAACGCTTCGCCGCGATGCGGCTGGCCGGCGCCACCAGGACGCAGCTCGCGGTCACGGCCGCCACCGAGACCGGGGTCGGCGCGGTCGCCGGGGCGATGCTCGGCTTCCTCGGCTACACGGCGCTCCGGCCCGTGGTGGCGGGGCACCTGACCCATGGCGGGGCCCGCTTCTTCGACTCCGACCTCACGGTGGCGCCTGCCTGGCTGATCGTGGTGCTGGCAGGCGTGCCGCTGCTGGCGGTGGGCGCCGCGATGACGTCGATTCTCGGGATTCGGATCACGCCGCTGGGCATCGGCGGCCGTGCCTCCCGTAGGCGGCCGCCCACCGCCTGGCGGATCGTGCTGCTGGGCGCCGGAATCGCCGGCATGCTCGCCATCGTGGCCGGTGTGCCGTGGCTGGTGGAAGTCCCTCCGCCGGAGGGGCCTTACATGGTCTTCCTGCTCTGCCTGCTCGTGGGCGGGGTGTTCGCCGGGCCTTACATCTGCCTGGTCGCCGCCCGGGCCATGGCCCGTCTCGGCCGCCGTGCCACCACGCTGATGGCGGCCCGGCGCATCGCCGCGAACCCCCGCACGTTCAGGGGCGTCAGCGGGGTGGTGCTGGCCGTCTTCGCTGCCACGTTCATGGCGTGCATGCTCAGCGCCGCGGGCAGCGCGCCGGGGGCCGCGTTCTACGGTGGCCTGCGGCCCGGCGTGGTCGAGATCTACGTCGGCAACCAGCCGGTCACCAGGCTCGCGCCGCTGATGGGCGCGCGGACGGTGGCGATCCGGGTGCATCCGGATGACTGGAGTTCGGTCGTGTCCTGTGCCGAGCTGACCCGGATCGTGGTCGCCTCCTGTCCGCTCCCGGAGTCCGTGCGGGTCCGCGGCATGGGACGGGACGCCACCATCGGCGTGATGTCCGGGGCCATCCACGAGTCCGTCCCGGGCGCGGCGGGTCTCCCGATCCGTGCCCTCTATGTGCTGACTGACGGCACCCTCGCGGCGGAGGAGCGCGTCCGTACGCAGGCCGCGCTCCTCCTGCCCCGCGCGATACTCAACACCCAGCGCGACACCGTGCTGCAGGAGTCGCGGTTGTGGGCCGAGTTGACCACGCTCGCCCGGCTGACGACCTGGTTCGTGGTCCTCCTTGCCGGGTGCAGCCTGACGGTCGGGGTGGTGGCCGGGCTGATCGAGCGGCGGCGCCCGTTCGCGTTGTTGCGGGCCTCGGGCGTGCGGCTCGGCGAGTTGCGCAGGATCCTGCTGCTGGAGTCGGTCGTGCCGCTGGTGCTGGCCGTGGCGCTCGGCGCCGGTCTGGGCGCGGCGGCGTCGTACGCGATGGCCGTCGCCCAGGGGGACCGGTGGTTCCCGCCCGGCCTGGACTTCGCCGGCGGCCTGGCCGCCGGGGTGCTGGCCGCGCTGGCCGTCACCGCGGCGGCGCTCCCGCTGATGAACGTCACGACCAGGTACGACGCCGTCCGCTACGAATAGAGGCCGAGCTCGCGCATGACGAAGTCACTCTCCTGACCTGAAGGTCTTGGCGCGCTGGAGGTAGTCGATGACCGCCGGCAGGTCACCGGCCTCCAGCCAGTCGATCTGCATGGCGACGCCCTCGCTGATCGCGGCGCTGTTGTCACTCCACAGAGCCATGCCCGCCGCGCTGAGCCGCTCGTCGACCTGCTGGTCGCCGCTCTGCAGCCCGCTCGCCAAGGACTCCCACCGGACGCTCAGCTCTTGCACCGCCGGATCGCCGACGGGCCTGCCGGCCCGCAGGTGGCCGAGGGTCTCCCTGAGCAGCTCCAGCCACTCGGCCCTGAGATCCTTCATGCGGTCCTCGCCGAGATCGGCCCGTCGCCGCGCCAGGTGGTCGCGGAGCTCGCGGTTGACGTACGCCTCGTACACCGAGATCGTCTCCAGCGTGGCCATGAACTGCTCGGCCTCGGGCATCACCGACTCGTCCAGCACCTGGATCAGGCCGCCGATCTGGTCCTTCAGCTGCACCAGCCGGGCGGCCTGCAGCTCGATCTCGGCGAGCTGCGCGCCGAGCAGGCCGCGCAGCGCCGTCAGGTCGTCCGACGGCTCCTTGAGCACGTCGGCGATCTCGTCCAGGGACAGGCCGAGCCCGCGCAGCGCCCGCACGCGGTAGAGCCGCCGCAGGTCCGCCTCGGTGTAGCGGCGGTGGCCCGCCGCCGTCCGCTCACCGGCTCCGACCAGGCCGATCTCCTCGTAGTGGTAAAGCGTCCTGATCGTGACCCCGGTGGCCTTGGCCAGCTCCCCGATGGTCCACCGGCGCTCGTCGTCGTCGCGTCTACTCACGCCTCCGACCGTAGGACCTCCCGTCACGGGAGGTTCAAGCCCTTGACGACGGGCTCTGGAGCGCCTAAGTTCCCGGCCACGGCGAAACATATCGTTACGCCCCCGAAACTTTCGGAGGTCTTCGGTGAAGTCCCTGATCATCGCCCTGGCGCTCGTCGCCGCCGTTCCACTCCCCGCCCACGCCGAGCACCGTACGCCGCGTGACCTGCGTGAGCTCGCGTACCAGAACGGCATCAGAATCGGCAGCGCCGTCGACATCGCCGCCTTGCGCAGTGAAGACGACTACCGCAAGGTGTTGAATCGCGAGTTCTCCCACGTCACCGCGGAGAACGCGATGAAGTGGGAGTCGGTCGAGCCGGAACGGGGCGTCTTCACCTGGGGCGACGCCGATGCCCTGGTCGACAACGCCCGCCGCAACAACCAGAAGGTCCGCGGCCACACGCTGGTCTGGCACAACCAGCTGCCGGCCTGGCTGACCACCGGTGTCGAGAACGGCACCATCGACGCCGCCGAGCTCAGGGACATCCTGCGCGACCACGTCACCACCCAGGTACGCCGCTACAAGGGCAAGATCAGGGCCTGGGACGTGGTCAACGAGGTGGTCAACGACGACGGCACGATGCGGCAGAGCATCTGGCTCACCCACCTCGGCCCCGGCTTCATCGCCGACGTCTTCCGCTGGGCCCACCGCGCGGACCCGCACGCCAAGCTCTACATCAACGACTACAACCTGGAATGGAACGCCCCCAAGATCGAGACCACGCTGTCGATCGTCAAGGACCTCCAGGCGCAGGGCGTGCCGATCCACGGCGTCGGCTTCCAGGGCCACCTCGGCATCCAGTATGACTACCCTGGCGATTGGGCGAACGTCATGAAGCGCTTCGCCGACCTGGGCCTGGAGATCGCGGTCACCGAGATGGACGTGCGCATGGTGCTGCCGGTGACGCCCGAGAAGCTGGCCACCCAGGCCGACTACTACCGCCGGGCGCTGACCGACTGCCTCAGCGTCAAGGTCTGCCGCGAGTTCACCGTCTGGGGCTTCACCGACCGGCACTCGTGGGTGCCCGGCTGGTTCGACGGCGAGGGTGCGGCCTGCCTGCTCGACGAGAACCTGGCGCCCAAGCCCGCCTACCACGCCCTGCTGACGGTGAAGAAGGCTTAGCTCGCGCCTACGCCGTAAAAAATCCCCGCGGCCGTGTCGAACCGGCGGGGACACGTTCGACGCGATTGATAAGAGAGCAGATTCACGGCAGTGGAAGGGATCGCGTCATGCAGAAGATCACCACGTACCTCTGGTTCGACAACCAGGCCGAGGAGGCCGCGCAGTTCTACACCTCGCTCTTCGCCGACTCCCGCATCCTCGAGGTCCAGCGTTACCCCGAGGGCGCGCCGGGCCCGGCGGGAAAGGCGATGATCGTCACGTTCGAGCTGGCCGGCCAGCGGTTCATCGCGCTGAACGGCGGCCCGCAGTTCACGTTCAACGAGTCCGTCTCGCTGTACGTCGACTGCGAGTCGCAGGACGAGGTCGACGAGCTGTGGGCCAAGCTCACCGACGGCGGCGAGGAGTCGCAGTGCGGCTGGCTGAAGGACAGGTGGGGCCTGTCCTGGCAGATCATCCCGCGCCGCCTCAGCGAGCTGCTGAGCGACCCGGATCCGGCCAGGGCGCAGCGTGCCATGCAGGCCATGCTGGGCATGCAGAAGATCGACGTCCAGGCCCTGGAGAAGGCCGCCGCGGGCTGATCTGCGCGGGTGGCCGATGAGCTCTCATCGGCCACCCGGTTCGGCCAGCCCGTACGGCAGATCCGGCCGCTGGGCGGCGATGTGCATGAGCCTGTTGTACTTGATCACCCGTTCGCCGCGCGCCGGCGCGCCCGACTTGAACTGACCGCACCCGCTGGCCACCGCCAGCTCGGCGATGAAGTCGTCCACGGTCTCGCCGGCGCGGTGCGAGACCATCCGCGCGTACTCGTGCTTGCGGCACACCTCCATGGCCTGCAACGTCTCGGTGACGGTGCCGACCTGGTCGACCTTGATGAGCGCGGCGTTGGCGATCCCCGCGGCGATGCCCTGCTCGATGACGGCGGGGCTCGTGACGAACACGTCGTCGCCGACCAGTTGCAGCCGCTCGCCGAGCCGGTCGGTCAGCTGCCTCCAGCCCTCGGTGTCGTCCTCGGCCAGGCCGTCCTCGATGCTCCAGATCGGGTAGTCGGCTGCCAGCTGCGCGTAGAGCTCGATCAGCTCGAGACTGGACAGGCGTTCGCCCGCCACCTGGTACGCGCCGTCTTCGCGGCGGAACCGCGAGGCGGCCGGGTCCAGGGCGATGGCCACCTGATCGCGGGCGGGCTTGTAGCCGGCGCCGTCGATGGCCTCCACCAGTGCGGCCAGCACCTCACGCGGATGCCTGAAGTCAGGCGCGAAACCGCCGTCGTCACCCTGCCCGGTCGGCTGCCCCGCCGCGGCCAGGTTCTCGTGCAGGACGGCGTAGATCTCCGCCCCGGCCCGTACGGCCTCGGCCATGGAAGGCGCGCCGATCGGGGCGATCATGAATTCCTGGAAGTCGAGCTGATTAGAGGCATGCAGGCCGCCGCTGACCAGGTTGAAGTGCGGCACCGGCAGCCGCGGCCGCACCGTGGACGGGGTGAGGAACTCCCACAGCTGCTGCCCTTGGGAGGCGGCCACGGCCCGCGCGGTGGCCATCGACACGCCCACGGTGGCATTGCCGCCGAGCCTGCTCTTGGCGTCGGTGCCGTCCAGCTCGATCAGGGCCTGGTCGACGTCGGCCAGCGAATGCCACGGCCGGCCTTTGAGGCGGTGGAAGATCGAGCCGGTGACGCGGGCCGCCGCCCGGGTCACGCCCGAGCCGCCGTACCGGCTCATGTCGCCGTCGCGGAGCTGGACCGCCTCCTGGGAACCGACGGAAGCGCCGGAGGGCACACCGGCCCAGCCGGTCGCGCCGCCCGCCAGGGTCAGCGTGACCGACAGAGTGGGGTGGCCGCGCGAGTCCAGGATCTGCGTGGCGCGCAGGTCGATGATGTGGAAGGCGCACAAGGCTCCTCCTG includes:
- a CDS encoding FtsX-like permease family protein, which produces MNAVLIGMRLAVAGGRTGWARLALTALGVGVGVALLLLCLTGQSALQGRAERAAWRDTSPSTPATAPDPMLWLAVSDHFAGEPLHRVHVAALGARPPVPPGLDRLPSAGEVVVSPGLRTLIATTPRDQLGDRFPGRIVATIGPAALEYPDQLVAVVGYAPERLGELTGAQRVFGIQTGLSGDYAFTLAARLLIGIVAVLLLVPVAVYIVMVTRIAAVRREQRFAAMRLAGATRTQLAVTAATETGVGAVAGAMLGFLGYTALRPVVAGHLTHGGARFFDSDLTVAPAWLIVVLAGVPLLAVGAAMTSILGIRITPLGIGGRASRRRPPTAWRIVLLGAGIAGMLAIVAGVPWLVEVPPPEGPYMVFLLCLLVGGVFAGPYICLVAARAMARLGRRATTLMAARRIAANPRTFRGVSGVVLAVFAATFMACMLSAAGSAPGAAFYGGLRPGVVEIYVGNQPVTRLAPLMGARTVAIRVHPDDWSSVVSCAELTRIVVASCPLPESVRVRGMGRDATIGVMSGAIHESVPGAAGLPIRALYVLTDGTLAAEERVRTQAALLLPRAILNTQRDTVLQESRLWAELTTLARLTTWFVVLLAGCSLTVGVVAGLIERRRPFALLRASGVRLGELRRILLLESVVPLVLAVALGAGLGAAASYAMAVAQGDRWFPPGLDFAGGLAAGVLAALAVTAAALPLMNVTTRYDAVRYE
- the eno gene encoding phosphopyruvate hydratase, whose product is MCAFHIIDLRATQILDSRGHPTLSVTLTLAGGATGWAGVPSGASVGSQEAVQLRDGDMSRYGGSGVTRAAARVTGSIFHRLKGRPWHSLADVDQALIELDGTDAKSRLGGNATVGVSMATARAVAASQGQQLWEFLTPSTVRPRLPVPHFNLVSGGLHASNQLDFQEFMIAPIGAPSMAEAVRAGAEIYAVLHENLAAAGQPTGQGDDGGFAPDFRHPREVLAALVEAIDGAGYKPARDQVAIALDPAASRFRREDGAYQVAGERLSSLELIELYAQLAADYPIWSIEDGLAEDDTEGWRQLTDRLGERLQLVGDDVFVTSPAVIEQGIAAGIANAALIKVDQVGTVTETLQAMEVCRKHEYARMVSHRAGETVDDFIAELAVASGCGQFKSGAPARGERVIKYNRLMHIAAQRPDLPYGLAEPGGR
- a CDS encoding MerR family transcriptional regulator yields the protein MSRRDDDERRWTIGELAKATGVTIRTLYHYEEIGLVGAGERTAAGHRRYTEADLRRLYRVRALRGLGLSLDEIADVLKEPSDDLTALRGLLGAQLAEIELQAARLVQLKDQIGGLIQVLDESVMPEAEQFMATLETISVYEAYVNRELRDHLARRRADLGEDRMKDLRAEWLELLRETLGHLRAGRPVGDPAVQELSVRWESLASGLQSGDQQVDERLSAAGMALWSDNSAAISEGVAMQIDWLEAGDLPAVIDYLQRAKTFRSGE
- a CDS encoding ABC transporter ATP-binding protein, whose protein sequence is MTVLSGRDLHKTFGRTPALRGAALTLADGEVLAVMGPSGSGKSTLLHCLAGVLRPDAGEVLFRDVRIDRLRDRERARLRRTSFGFVFQFGQLVPELPVAENIALPLLLEGRPRTAALAEASEWVSRLGLDGVWDHLPGELSGGQAQRAAVARALIARPKVVFADEPTGALDSVAADQVMELLVDTVRAEDASMVVVTHEPRVAAFADRTAIVRDGLVVQPVGAR
- a CDS encoding VOC family protein, producing MQKITTYLWFDNQAEEAAQFYTSLFADSRILEVQRYPEGAPGPAGKAMIVTFELAGQRFIALNGGPQFTFNESVSLYVDCESQDEVDELWAKLTDGGEESQCGWLKDRWGLSWQIIPRRLSELLSDPDPARAQRAMQAMLGMQKIDVQALEKAAAG
- a CDS encoding PadR family transcriptional regulator — translated: MTVSYTLLGLLEEADRHGYDLKQAYDRRFGAAKPIRFGQVYRTLAQLVRDGLVEIAGVEPGAGPERKRYAITPEGVTDLDRWLAEPEDPQPQLQAVLFTKVTLALMSGRPAEEFLDAQRTRHLAVMRTLTAARREAESAQDALLADYQLFHVEADLRWIEHAAGRLPTLAEEVRDDGPKRS
- a CDS encoding sugar ABC transporter substrate-binding protein, with translation MKKIHPKVEEAVDTLHLTPIARRRLLTGAGLASASAAAAALLTACTSDQSRPATTGGGAAAPGDFPATPKWKFVLVCHVTTNPFFTPTQYGAQDACALLGTEFQWTGSKDSIVAEMVNACNAAISAKADGLAVAVVDKAAFREPVNRALDAGIPVVSYNADGARDDKGTARLAYIGQGLYESGYALGQRALQQVDSGEVVGFIATPGALNIQPRIDGAAQAIKDSGKSITFQSVGTNADVTRGLSIIDAYAQGHQNLAGMLAVDAGSTQSIGQVVKKYNMRSKGLKVAGGFDLVPETLAAIKSGDLDYTIDQQPYLQGFLPVLYLYLYKLSGGLLFPSETNTGLLFVTKDNVGPYQTTKTRFEGSDTAQKLVSRTGPIPHA
- a CDS encoding endo-1,4-beta-xylanase yields the protein MKSLIIALALVAAVPLPAHAEHRTPRDLRELAYQNGIRIGSAVDIAALRSEDDYRKVLNREFSHVTAENAMKWESVEPERGVFTWGDADALVDNARRNNQKVRGHTLVWHNQLPAWLTTGVENGTIDAAELRDILRDHVTTQVRRYKGKIRAWDVVNEVVNDDGTMRQSIWLTHLGPGFIADVFRWAHRADPHAKLYINDYNLEWNAPKIETTLSIVKDLQAQGVPIHGVGFQGHLGIQYDYPGDWANVMKRFADLGLEIAVTEMDVRMVLPVTPEKLATQADYYRRALTDCLSVKVCREFTVWGFTDRHSWVPGWFDGEGAACLLDENLAPKPAYHALLTVKKA